The genomic window CGGGCATCTCCAGCAGCTCCGTGTGGTCCATGTCCAGGCGGCCGCGGTAGTACAGCAGGTCGCGGCGCAGCACATCCTTCTTACAGAACACCAGCTGGTGGTCGAACAGGAAGAAGCTGCGCTGCTGTGTCTTGTTGCCCTGGCACACGATCCGGGTCAGCTCTCCAGAGTGGATCAGCTCCGAGCTGCGCTCCAACACGTCTGCTCCCTGAAAGGAacaatgacagagagacagacattcatTAGGTTGAGTTGCATTCGTTGTTAGAACACACAGGGATAACATCTGCCTGCTACAGTAATAATACACCTGGAAGATTCTCACCTCCCAGCGTAGGATGGCCACTTGCCAGTGAGCGATGGCGTCAACACTCTCCAGCCGCCTCTTCCCCTCATTGATGAGGCTCGCCACGTTCTTCATCGCCTCGTACGCATCACTCACTCCACCGTAGTCACTAAAGCACACAACATCAACAGCATTGGAGAGTGTGAAAAGGTTTGTGTTTTGCACAActagctgcgtgtgtgtgtgtatatatatatatatatatataaataaaacacaCACGTGGGTGTTGTGAAgtttgtgaagtgtgtgtgttgtggcctACCTGTGGTCTTTGGGGGTGTATTTGAGCAGCTCTCCCAGCTGCAGGGGGTACTTGCAGATCTTCTGGACGGGCGTGAGCAGGAAGCCGGCGATGGAGATGTCAATCATCTGCTGCAGCAGCCGGCAGGCCTCAAAGAAGTGCTTGTACCTGCCCAGCTTCATGAGGCGCTGCAGCTCCCCACACGCTGCAGGGTGGGTGTTACAGTACTCAGAGTAGATAGAAAAACCCTCcccctgagagagaggagagagagggaagagagaagagagagagggaagagagggaagagagaagagagaggggagaaagacagTTAAATAAAACCTTACCAAATAGGAATGTGACTGCTTTGAAATGtatacagtgaaatgtttaggAAAAATGCTGTATTTAGTAATAcaatctgtgtatgtgtgtgactgtgtgtagaAAGGTAGAACCAACGGTAGAACGTACCTGTAAGAGGAAACAGGCTCCTATCTCACTGAGGTGAGGCTGGTCTGTGTTGTACTTCCTCTCCAGGTCTTTGAGGAACTGTCTCTGGAACTTGTAGATGTCCTCGATGTTACTGAAGATGGTCTTCAGCTGCAGCTCAGTGAACATGCCTGGGTTTTTACCACACTGGCGGATATAGCCCTGGGAAAAGCATTAGATATTGTCAGACGTTTTAGTTGTAACAAGGAATAACCGTTACTATGGAGTTGCGGACAACGCAAGGTTTGTCCAGCAGGGGGAGCGCCAATGAAGCTGGTGAAAATCCAGAGCCTTAGGGAGATTGTCATTTAAGTAAATCAGTTCTCTTCTCTCCTggactcctctgtcctctcctccgtGACCCGGAAACAGATAAGTGGTCGAGAAGACTCCCCTCCTCCATTTCCTACTTCGACAGATGATGCACAAGAGTGTCCTTGCGGCAAATAGCAGGGAAGTGCTACGCCCCCTTTGAATCAGGTGTTCTCAAAGCATCTTGAATCAAGTGTTCTCCTTGTATCTATAAAATGTGTTGCACAACTAGCTACATTTGTTTTATCACTTTACAAAATTATTCTGGAATTCCACCTGTTTAAACTTCATTTGCCAGATGAAGCGTGAGTAGAAAAGGAGAGTTTCATTTCATACAAATGCATTCTTTCACacatttcctctcctctattcctcaATTACCTTTGACCATTTTTCCAAAAAGAGGCAAGgagaagagagcaggagagaaaaaCAAAGGTAAATTCTACCCTATCGGGAATGTCAGTGACGATGGAGGAGACATGGGTTAGGGTCGGGTTAATGTTTCTGGTTGAGCCTCCACCCACCTCACAGATGTCCCGGAGGTGTTTGATGTAGATGCGTTCTGTGTTCATGATCTCTTTGACCACGTTGGTCCTCATCTGGTGGCGGTGCTCAGCGCTGTGTGTGTCCCGGGGGGCAGTGTGTGGGTTTTCCTGGTCCAGAGCACAACGCTCTACACTCTCCGCTCCAGAATCCTCCTCCTGGTTCACACGCACCTGTCAAATCACACACACGTTACCAGGTGAACCACAGAGTCACGCATCTGTGAATTAAACCCTATTAACCCAACCTACATCCCTATGGTAACATTAGAAACACCATGTATGGTTAACAAGCCCCTGTCCGTCGCCAACAATCCCCAACAGGGGCAATTACCAAGCGGTCACCCCCCCGTCAATTAACTGGCCTCACCATGGTTACCATAGCTTGGCTAATTAAGATGCAACTGTAAATCAACACAATTCACCAGGGAAACCCTCAAAACCTCTGAACCCACACTACCCTTTCCCTTGAACACACACTACTAAGGGGCTGGGTTGCAGCCAAGACAGCTGGCAGGGTCTAGCGTAAACATCAATTACACAGAGGGCAGAATGTCTACAAGACAAAACATGGACACTTGTTGTATTTTCTTGCTTCCTGATCCAAGCCGATCATGTCAATGGCTTGTTCAGaaagttgttttgtttttgaCCTCTTTTTGCCTCATGACCTGTTTCTTGTTGTTGTGAAAAATGATCAATAAAAACACAAAGAACTGTTAAATAATTGACTGACAGACTTCTTTATTTTCAATGCAACAGGGCTAGTGCACAAATGTATTGACTCCGTGTTGTCTTACCCTGACAAAGCTGGAGGGGAACCAGGCCTCCCTGTCTGCCCCCATGCCCCACCACCAGTCCTTGTGAGGGGCCTCCAGCACCCGGATCACATCCCCCGCCTTGAATGCCAGCTCCTGCTCCTCCATTGTCACATGGTCCCACAGGGCCTCTGCATACACAGCTTGACCCTGGCTGATccactgagagagcgagagaaaaaagggtaagagagaggtggagggttacCGAGTCAGGGTTACCGAGCTTATGTAATGACAGACACGCACAAataaatacagaataacatgcaCAGCATACTCATGTCTGACACACAGATTACACTTGGGACACCAGAGCTGCGTCCAAACTCAGACCAaaacagatcacacacacacacacacacacacacacacacacacatcagggaTTGCAGAAACGGCATATTGTCTTGGAGACATTTATCCAATGTTCCCATTAAGCAGCGCGCATGCGCAGTAACCCCCAGACCGCCACAcagaaatatcagcccacagagagaagTACGATATTGAACTTCATTCAACGACTgatcgatctccaaggcattcctagtcgatcgccaaacatttctgtaaaaaaatcaacaatttgtatttattatggagtGGAAGTTAACACTCAAGGTTTctctttactgtggcaattgtgatcgaatcaacccAATATTATCCACATTCAACGCAACATACtgaaacaaaacgaactatgcAACAGCTTAGCTTTTGTTGTAGACAGaacgcatcggagtaggattctattgcatcgACACGcactactcagcctgtactctacacagaccggtgcagcgtaaacaatcagagctgcagtaggcctacatgCAAATAGACCATTACCATATATGGATCTGTACCATTTACTTTGacctggactgtgtttacagcatgagcggtcgtgagtagggctgtggcggtcacaaaatTTTGCCAGACGGTGAGATTGTCAAGTGAATAACTGtcagtctcatggtaattgaccgttaattaacataaatacATTAAGCATCTCCGGGCTTCCACACATTTTAAAAAGTTGAATAAATCCATGTATTATAGagtacaccgtcacaataaatccattatttcttttagacaggtctaaagaagcatgatatgaagaaaatgtagtctatttcagaagaacagaatagcatactctgagttgtccttatgttaggtcctgatctggctatgtcatatggctgtgggctacactggttcatttagcagacaagatttgcttataatTATGTTGCATTACTTTATAGTATGgtgaatacaattgaacaaagctaaataaaataaatattgtcTCCAAACGATTGAGTGTGCACATTTGGCTATTCAGTGTTGAGCAGTTAAAGAAACAGgtattcctatatgcttaatttagattTATTcaaatgtaactttagttgttctacaaacgttgttttgatttttaatacattgtaaggctgcatgatgagactaatGATCATTTGAAAGAAAATAGCTTGAAAAGGCATGAGTTCTGTATTGTTAATGGCGCAGGCTGTACACTTCAATAGTCTCAATCACAATTTGACacgcacttgataatgcctcgaatttcacggCGGAATCCcctttgtggccgtaatgcaccctaaaagaAAATCCATTCCTTTCACGGCCCGAAGTGCTGTGCTCTTCTCTTTGAGTGTGCCGTGCAATCCGAAGAGGCTCTCACTCACACAGCTCTCCGTCAGCTggtcgggtctttctcacaggctacaaatTAAGACAGACACGTCGGGTGACGCAACTTCTCACGTCCTTATCCAACTCTGatgtgcatattgaagatattggaagaactgttcaCATTTACTTTGAACAGCAAAAGCCCGAGACTCTGTTAATCTACTAACCCCCATATTACAAAAGTAGACCTATTCTATTATGTGtgataaataaatatttaataaattaaaaaaaatagtctgggacagttgcgATAGagcccaaattaatacaaccactagcatcaaaaaaactTTTTAGATCAAAACGttcagcttaaaatgttgataaaccaTAAGGCTATTTCTTCatattataagcgcagcaatgcacacaCGGAAGTAGGCTATAAGTGTGAATGTACCACTGGCGGAAAACACCagtatcaaaagtgaccgcaaatgcaattatgcatgtaacgCTTTTAATTATGAAAGGCGCATTTTTAATGGTGgaaatgttcttccccaaacACATATGGctgttaggctctacaccccttgtaaagcagattaatgtgcaTAATTTTAAtgagttatttggccacttcagttgtgatacaaaccataTTAACATATAttggcctatgggctaggctacatagGTGTGCAACTAtgaaaaagtcacaaaaaaatgcatggtttcttatgctgggcatcattcacaagtgataatatattagctaccgttcaaaagtttggggtcacttagaaaacattttggtccattaaaataacatcaaattgatcagaaatacactgCAGACATTgttaaatgttgtaaatgactattgtagctggaaacggctgatttttaatgttatatctacataggagtacagaggcccattatcagcaaccatcactcctgtgttccaatggcacacaggcagagacagagttgcaaagaaaaagccatctcagactggcaaataaaaagaaaagattaagatgggcaaaagaacagacactggacagaggaactctgcctagaaggccagcatcccggagtcgcctcttcaatcctgttgacgttaagactggtgttttgtgggtactatttaacgaGGCTGCCAACTAATGtagttgtcctcttgctcagttgtgtaccgGGGCCTTAAACTCccttttctattctggttagagaccgtttgcgctgttctgtgaagggagtagtacacaccGTTGTACGAGATCATCAGTTTCTTGGCGATTTctagcatggaatagccttcatttcaaagaacaagaatagactgacgagtttcagaagaaaggtctttgtttctggccattttgagcatgtaatcaaacccacaaatgctaatgctccagatacacaactagtctaaagaaggccagttgtattgcttcttaaATCAAgacaacagtttttagctgtgctaacataatttttctaataatcaattagcctttttgaaatgataaacttggaatagctaacacaacatgccattggaacacacgagtgatggttgctgataatgggcctctgtacacctatgtagatattccattaaaaaaaaaaaaaagccgtttccagctacaatagtaatttacaacattaacaatgtctacactgtatttctgatcaatttgatgttattttaaaaattgacaaaaaatgtgcttctctttcaaaaacaaggacatttgtaagtgaccaaacgtttgaacggtagtgtaattcacaagtgataggcaaaaattgtcacccatcagattattcttgatttaatctcgtctttacatatactaattaatgtgtgtgtgacatttgttttgatttagaatgaaccattatcatg from Oncorhynchus mykiss isolate Arlee chromosome 15, USDA_OmykA_1.1, whole genome shotgun sequence includes these protein-coding regions:
- the LOC110489659 gene encoding spermatogenesis-associated protein 13 isoform X3 → MEEQELAFKAGDVIRVLEAPHKDWWWGMGADREAWFPSSFVRVRVNQEEDSGAESVERCALDQENPHTAPRDTHSAEHRHQMRTNVVKEIMNTERIYIKHLRDICEGYIRQCGKNPGMFTELQLKTIFSNIEDIYKFQRQFLKDLERKYNTDQPHLSEIGACFLLQGEGFSIYSEYCNTHPAACGELQRLMKLGRYKHFFEACRLLQQMIDISIAGFLLTPVQKICKYPLQLGELLKYTPKDHSDYGGVSDAYEAMKNVASLINEGKRRLESVDAIAHWQVAILRWEGADVLERSSELIHSGELTRIVCQGNKTQQRSFFLFDHQLVFCKKDVLRRDLLYYRGRLDMDHTELLEMPDGRDPELGVSLKNALRLRNSSTLETLCYLCCRKPQDRQRWLQAFARERRRVQEDQETGMKISETLRKQAIFNARKSRQGKIKTMGYSGNVPPHHQPLHPIHQRHVTVPTSVPQQQVFTLAEPKRKPAHLWYTFTRHTFFRK